One segment of Cetobacterium sp. NK01 DNA contains the following:
- a CDS encoding helix-turn-helix domain-containing protein, whose protein sequence is MFLNKKSLHILSLFFSLNKFSYSDLEKILHIKKRSIDNNINIINDFLTINKIQGIQKIKDFFFLNSCSINKIKDILQFAPLSVTERKDYLLLQLFFENTLNLNINTDIVQTTRRTLNYDLRDIKSYLESEGIKIESISGRGIFLRGNEAKIRELFAIYLSKYLINKNINHKHFTDLISKYIHEDLIEYNKNFVLRLLNSISVTLVPEDFYKIVAILLVNSTRENKIDFEEEYFSPKKVTYHENYEKTLKFLKMRGLDYLKSYELDSVIETLFYLDIKRYEVPDDYTKIFMEKIKENFNIDFNNNLETKMRVSNVLRVGYFKSKYNFYENKEVYSFNKLQKETFKALKEIIHSIFPKFYLEDILHLAIILKKHQNNNILDRDKYKRVAIVDDTFDHMYAKLLLKYLKNFSYIEVVEIIESYEINSLLEDVFQVDYILTIDDLQNFKLNIPLIKINRACFLDDSFELSQLSLIIK, encoded by the coding sequence ATGTTTTTAAATAAAAAGTCTCTACATATACTAAGTCTATTTTTTTCTTTAAATAAATTTAGCTATTCAGATTTAGAAAAAATACTGCATATAAAAAAACGTTCCATTGATAACAATATAAACATTATCAATGATTTTTTAACTATCAATAAAATTCAAGGTATCCAAAAAATTAAAGATTTTTTCTTTTTAAACTCTTGTTCTATAAATAAAATTAAAGATATTTTACAGTTTGCTCCACTATCTGTAACTGAAAGAAAAGATTATCTTTTACTTCAACTTTTTTTTGAAAACACCCTTAACTTAAATATCAACACAGATATAGTTCAAACTACTAGAAGAACTCTAAACTATGATTTAAGAGATATTAAAAGTTATCTAGAATCTGAAGGAATAAAGATAGAAAGTATTTCTGGTAGAGGAATATTTTTAAGAGGAAATGAAGCTAAAATAAGAGAACTTTTTGCAATCTACTTAAGTAAATATTTAATTAATAAAAATATTAACCATAAACATTTTACTGATTTGATATCTAAATATATTCATGAAGATTTAATCGAATATAATAAAAACTTTGTTTTAAGACTTTTAAATAGTATCTCAGTTACTTTAGTTCCTGAGGATTTTTATAAAATAGTTGCTATACTTTTAGTTAACTCAACAAGAGAGAATAAGATCGATTTTGAAGAGGAATATTTCTCCCCTAAAAAAGTTACTTATCATGAAAACTATGAAAAAACTTTAAAGTTTTTAAAGATGAGAGGACTAGACTATTTAAAATCTTATGAATTAGATTCAGTTATTGAAACACTATTTTATCTAGATATTAAAAGATATGAAGTTCCCGATGACTACACTAAAATTTTTATGGAAAAGATTAAAGAAAATTTTAATATAGATTTTAATAACAATTTAGAAACTAAAATGAGAGTTTCTAATGTACTGAGAGTGGGTTATTTTAAAAGTAAATATAACTTCTATGAAAATAAAGAGGTTTACTCTTTTAATAAACTTCAAAAAGAAACTTTTAAGGCATTAAAGGAGATTATCCATAGTATTTTTCCAAAGTTTTATTTAGAAGATATACTACATCTTGCTATAATTTTAAAAAAACATCAAAATAACAATATCTTAGATCGAGATAAGTATAAAAGAGTAGCTATTGTCGATGATACATTTGACCATATGTATGCAAAATTGCTTTTAAAATATTTAAAAAACTTCTCTTATATTGAAGTTGTTGAAATAATTGAAAGTTATGAGATAAACTCTCTCTTAGAAGATGTTTTTCAAGTTGACTATATTCTAACTATAGACGACCTACAAAATTTTAAATTAAATATACCTTTAATTAAAATAAATAGAGCATGTTTCTTAGATGATAGTTTTGAACTTTCACAACTTAGCTTAATTATAAAATAA
- a CDS encoding LacI family DNA-binding transcriptional regulator has product MKKNLTMKDIAKLAGVSQPTVSRVVNGNPTVDPEVRERVEKIILQQGFKPNSSAKTLRSNSSKIIGVILFDLSNYYYLEMIKYVEKAAGENGYTVIILNSQGDKNLEKEHILNLQARNVDGIIIAPVDRENLEFLKKQSENFVVIDSEIPQYPCIFTSLLDGGKIAAQYLYSLNHKKIAFIGADKKNIKLLGIKEFFSEKKMKFLNEWFIETDTTNSNLQNLSTLLDNLNEFPTAFITSNDVIALNLTKELEKRGLNIPKNISILSFDDTIISTALNITSIKHPVDIMMTKAIDYLLTGYKMPIQKSLNPILIKRESCTFLTK; this is encoded by the coding sequence ATGAAAAAAAATTTAACAATGAAAGATATAGCTAAACTAGCTGGAGTTTCACAGCCCACTGTCTCAAGAGTGGTAAATGGAAATCCCACTGTTGATCCTGAAGTTCGAGAGCGTGTGGAAAAAATAATTTTACAACAAGGCTTTAAACCTAACTCTAGTGCTAAAACTTTAAGAAGCAACTCATCTAAAATAATTGGAGTTATTCTTTTTGATCTATCTAACTATTACTATTTAGAAATGATTAAATATGTCGAAAAAGCAGCTGGAGAAAATGGTTATACAGTTATTATTTTAAACTCTCAAGGAGATAAAAACTTAGAAAAAGAACATATTTTAAATTTGCAAGCTCGAAATGTAGATGGTATAATTATAGCTCCTGTTGATAGAGAAAATTTGGAGTTTTTAAAAAAACAATCTGAAAACTTTGTGGTAATTGATTCTGAAATACCTCAGTATCCATGCATTTTCACTTCACTTTTAGATGGAGGAAAAATTGCCGCACAGTATCTTTATAGCTTAAATCATAAAAAAATAGCTTTTATTGGAGCTGATAAAAAGAATATAAAACTTTTAGGAATTAAAGAGTTTTTTTCAGAGAAAAAAATGAAATTTTTAAATGAATGGTTTATTGAAACTGACACTACAAATAGTAATCTTCAAAATTTATCTACACTTTTAGATAATTTAAATGAATTTCCAACTGCTTTTATAACATCAAATGATGTCATAGCTTTAAATCTTACTAAAGAGTTAGAAAAAAGAGGATTAAATATTCCTAAAAACATCTCTATTTTGAGCTTTGATGACACAATTATATCTACAGCTTTAAACATAACTAGTATTAAACATCCTGTAGATATTATGATGACAAAAGCTATTGATTATCTTTTAACTGGTTATAAAATGCCTATACAAAAAAGTCTCAATCCTATTTTAATTAAAAGAGAAAGTTGTACATTTTTAACGAAATAA
- a CDS encoding chondroitinase family polysaccharide lyase produces MKKIVLGALMLTGILYGQDVKVYQFEDGVPENVVAKKNDSVSISKEKYKDGENSLKWKFGNNESLSILGDVGYTVFKAGEQEKARSSYSMWIYNEKPTIGEMLVQFKKDGVVKCWFPIKMNFKGWRTMWVQYDRDMNGTPEEGMDEITFVAPAESGEVLIDQIIPSVLIDPRHNARDEQVDFINLEADTAANAHWMALYKNYNQIEKNEKKIVLNKDEIEGIKKVEKRYRDKLLKKVEVTPELINEKESEFSEYKKINLEFIQRLVIYKDLKPEEKDKIKYIATKEFGVYLRELANMYNSTDNVQEKERIAKLFNESLEYMYDQGWTKGSAQGTIHHLGYQMREIYEAIFLMKEPLIKLGTANKAKEMVTWYSAMGMIYTPKESLKGVNIDVLNTMLPGMLTAILLNENQEKEAKELYQLQSYLMNSIKYSPGVLGGFKHDGTVFHHMQNYPAYAKGAFEGLVPIIYYLNGTTYAVTGDPLKIVKDSILLTRVYSNKYNYLLSLTGRHPNGKFKMDAEGFRLMALSGENGVDKELAEAYLRLVPQGKSVEKFKSMGLKEEKAPEGAWTLNMGSIQLHRRGEWLAGVKGYSRYLVGNETYIKNNLYGRYMSYGAFQILEGSLKESGYVQEGWDWKHFPGTTAIDVPFEKLKSNISQVDTKSGVEEMLLSDETYSGGNSLNDNGMFAMKLHEHPKYNGTHRARKSVFFFDDKAVLLGSGIENNDKENETHTTLFQNYLGSNLKNSYTQKDNIILDSQNNMYKVVEGEVVLRKGKQESKDQNTGEKTENNYELGYINHGKAPENGKYHYAILIKGNEEKQEKFKKDSKYQVLNQDNDSHIVKDLKSNTIGYALFEGGKVKNNEFIESVDTPSMVLLQKRDKNLQMSFVDPDLRLYEGKDPEQYDKDGVMIERSIYSRPWIGNVGKEHTTSVVLKGKYSVIDNPKVKSEIDGDFTKLNITSKNGEIVKIDLKEK; encoded by the coding sequence GTGAAAAAAATTGTATTAGGAGCGCTTATGTTAACAGGAATTTTGTATGGACAAGATGTAAAAGTTTATCAATTTGAAGATGGAGTACCAGAGAATGTGGTAGCCAAAAAAAATGATTCAGTCTCTATATCTAAAGAAAAATATAAGGATGGAGAGAACTCTTTAAAATGGAAATTTGGGAATAATGAATCTTTAAGCATTTTAGGAGATGTAGGTTATACAGTTTTTAAGGCAGGGGAGCAAGAAAAGGCTAGAAGTAGTTATAGTATGTGGATATATAATGAAAAGCCGACTATAGGGGAAATGTTAGTTCAATTTAAAAAAGATGGAGTTGTAAAATGTTGGTTTCCAATAAAAATGAATTTTAAAGGTTGGAGAACTATGTGGGTTCAGTATGATAGAGATATGAATGGAACTCCTGAAGAGGGAATGGACGAGATAACTTTTGTGGCTCCTGCAGAAAGTGGAGAGGTATTAATAGATCAGATTATACCTTCTGTACTAATAGATCCTAGACACAATGCAAGAGATGAGCAAGTGGATTTTATTAATTTAGAGGCAGATACAGCAGCTAATGCCCATTGGATGGCTCTATATAAAAACTATAATCAAATAGAAAAAAATGAAAAAAAGATAGTTTTAAATAAAGATGAAATAGAAGGAATAAAGAAAGTTGAAAAAAGATATAGAGATAAACTTCTAAAAAAAGTTGAAGTGACTCCAGAACTTATAAATGAAAAAGAGAGTGAATTTTCAGAATACAAAAAAATAAACTTAGAATTCATTCAAAGATTAGTTATATATAAAGACTTAAAGCCAGAAGAAAAAGATAAAATAAAATATATTGCAACTAAGGAGTTCGGAGTATATTTAAGAGAATTGGCAAATATGTATAACTCCACTGATAATGTTCAAGAAAAAGAGAGAATTGCAAAGCTTTTTAATGAAAGTTTAGAATATATGTATGATCAAGGTTGGACAAAGGGAAGTGCTCAAGGAACAATACATCATTTGGGATATCAAATGAGAGAGATATATGAAGCTATATTTTTAATGAAAGAGCCTTTAATAAAATTAGGAACTGCAAATAAAGCTAAAGAGATGGTAACTTGGTATAGCGCTATGGGAATGATATATACACCTAAAGAGAGTTTAAAAGGGGTAAATATAGATGTTTTAAATACAATGCTTCCAGGTATGTTAACTGCCATACTTTTAAATGAAAATCAAGAGAAAGAAGCTAAGGAGTTATATCAACTTCAAAGTTACTTAATGAACTCTATAAAATACTCACCTGGAGTTTTAGGAGGGTTCAAACATGATGGAACAGTTTTCCATCATATGCAAAACTATCCAGCTTATGCAAAGGGTGCTTTTGAAGGGTTAGTACCTATAATATACTATTTAAATGGAACTACTTATGCAGTTACAGGAGATCCTTTAAAAATAGTTAAGGATTCAATACTATTAACAAGAGTTTACTCTAATAAGTATAACTACCTTTTATCTTTAACAGGAAGACATCCCAATGGAAAATTTAAAATGGACGCAGAAGGGTTCAGACTTATGGCTCTTAGTGGTGAAAATGGAGTTGACAAAGAACTAGCAGAAGCATATTTGAGACTTGTTCCTCAAGGGAAAAGTGTAGAAAAGTTTAAAAGTATGGGCCTTAAAGAGGAGAAAGCTCCTGAAGGAGCATGGACTTTAAACATGGGTTCTATTCAACTTCATAGAAGAGGTGAGTGGTTAGCTGGAGTAAAAGGGTATAGTAGATATCTAGTTGGAAATGAGACTTATATAAAAAATAATTTATATGGAAGATATATGAGTTATGGAGCTTTCCAAATACTTGAGGGATCACTAAAAGAGAGTGGATATGTTCAAGAGGGATGGGACTGGAAACATTTTCCAGGAACTACAGCAATAGATGTACCTTTTGAAAAATTAAAATCTAATATATCACAAGTGGATACAAAAAGTGGAGTGGAAGAGATGTTACTTTCAGACGAAACATATTCTGGAGGAAACTCTTTAAATGATAACGGTATGTTTGCAATGAAACTGCATGAACATCCAAAATATAATGGTACTCATAGAGCTAGAAAATCAGTATTTTTCTTTGATGATAAAGCTGTTCTGCTAGGAAGTGGAATTGAAAATAATGATAAAGAAAACGAGACTCACACAACGCTATTCCAAAACTATCTTGGAAGTAATTTAAAAAATAGTTACACTCAAAAAGATAATATTATACTAGATTCTCAAAATAATATGTATAAAGTTGTAGAGGGTGAGGTAGTTCTAAGAAAAGGAAAGCAGGAATCAAAAGATCAAAATACTGGTGAAAAAACAGAAAATAACTATGAGTTAGGTTATATAAATCATGGAAAAGCACCTGAAAATGGTAAATATCACTATGCTATTTTAATAAAAGGAAATGAGGAAAAACAAGAGAAGTTTAAAAAAGATTCTAAATACCAAGTTTTAAATCAAGATAACGATAGTCATATAGTTAAAGATTTAAAAAGTAATACTATAGGATATGCATTATTTGAGGGCGGAAAAGTAAAGAATAACGAATTTATAGAGTCTGTTGATACCCCATCAATGGTTTTACTACAAAAAAGAGATAAAAACCTTCAAATGAGTTTTGTTGATCCAGACTTAAGACTTTATGAGGGAAAAGATCCAGAGCAATACGACAAGGATGGAGTTATGATTGAAAGAAGTATATACTCTAGACCTTGGATTGGAAATGTAGGTAAAGAACATACAACTTCAGTTGTTTTAAAGGGGAAATACAGTGTTATAGATAATCCTAAAGTGAAATCTGAGATAGATGGAGATTTTACAAAATTAAATATAACTTCTAAAAATGGTGAAATAGTAAAAATAGATTTAAAAGAAAAATAA
- a CDS encoding carbohydrate ABC transporter permease yields the protein MKDKTQRSILLACFLAIPTILLFVFVLYPGFKLALISFTDWDGINPNYNYVGLKNYTQVFQRKDIWQSLKNNNLYFMLHLLFIPIEMYLAMLLDRYIKKSEFFKTIVFMPYIINGVAIAYMFSFLYSSEDGVLNGLLALGHIGKIRWLSDPKIVNYSLVVVSLWRFTGVHIILFLAGLQSINKDMLEAALIDGASVFQQFIKIIIPNMKSILSIVLFLNVRGALMVFDIPFVMTSGGPGTSSTTFALHTVKTAFEFSNFGLACAMAIVLIIAIIVISVVQGLVLEPEKFKGKLDKIKGLVKKEKLKVEEVIEKEGERLEEEKSKRVTV from the coding sequence ATGAAAGATAAAACACAAAGAAGTATATTGTTAGCATGTTTTTTAGCAATACCAACTATATTGTTATTTGTATTTGTTCTTTATCCAGGATTTAAATTAGCTCTAATAAGTTTTACTGATTGGGATGGAATTAATCCAAATTATAACTATGTGGGACTAAAAAACTATACTCAGGTATTTCAAAGAAAAGATATCTGGCAAAGTTTAAAAAATAATAATCTATATTTTATGTTGCATCTACTTTTTATTCCAATAGAGATGTATTTAGCAATGCTTTTAGATAGATATATCAAAAAAAGTGAGTTTTTCAAAACTATAGTTTTTATGCCATACATAATAAATGGAGTTGCAATAGCCTATATGTTTTCATTTCTATATAGTTCAGAAGATGGTGTGTTAAATGGACTTTTAGCTCTTGGACATATTGGGAAAATTAGGTGGTTAAGTGATCCTAAAATTGTAAACTACTCATTAGTTGTAGTTTCTCTTTGGAGATTTACAGGAGTTCATATAATACTTTTCTTAGCGGGACTTCAATCTATAAATAAAGATATGCTAGAGGCTGCATTAATAGATGGAGCCTCAGTATTTCAGCAATTTATAAAAATAATAATACCTAATATGAAATCGATTCTTAGTATAGTATTGTTTTTAAATGTTAGAGGAGCACTGATGGTCTTTGATATACCTTTTGTTATGACTAGTGGAGGTCCTGGAACAAGTAGTACAACATTTGCTCTTCATACAGTAAAAACAGCCTTTGAATTTAGTAACTTTGGTTTAGCTTGTGCAATGGCTATAGTTTTAATAATAGCAATTATAGTTATATCAGTAGTTCAAGGATTAGTTTTAGAGCCTGAAAAATTTAAAGGTAAATTAGATAAAATAAAAGGATTAGTTAAAAAAGAGAAATTAAAAGTTGAAGAGGTAATAGAGAAGGAGGGAGAGAGACTTGAAGAAGAAAAAAGCAAGCGAGTTACTGTTTAA
- a CDS encoding ABC transporter substrate-binding protein — MKRYLKVLGMGTMLFMAACGDGEKKEVAKTEDKKVELTFVTYSGTGEEYMMDTNSLSEAYKKIAPNVTIKMEKIPATEYDNTMKIRNSAQKLPDIFPVRVVTMESFKSVLLPLNGTEAAKVNKFAKDFEIDGNIYGLPMYGFNEFVYYRKSVFNELGLEIPTTWGEFVALSAKIKENGVYTPMALGAKDSWTTYPFNEFMPFLVPGGNDIWSKMAVEKDPFSPGKPFYTAYDMLDKYYNTKPFGEDPLGYGWDQEKSMFASKKAAMLASGQWFYMDLEKEMSKETLEDIGVFVLPARETKDEPFRYLVSAEVFLSIPKYSKNADEAKKFLDWFFTSDYYKEYVTYMNVLPAVEGVKGRESMFNVAIANIPNPEVVLQKGGDERFRKIANYISFDVKRMGQEMIQGVNFTEYMNEFNKRWTEAQENTK; from the coding sequence ATGAAAAGATATTTAAAGGTTTTAGGAATGGGGACAATGTTATTTATGGCTGCTTGTGGTGATGGGGAAAAGAAAGAGGTAGCTAAGACAGAGGATAAAAAAGTTGAACTGACTTTTGTAACATATTCAGGAACTGGAGAAGAGTACATGATGGATACAAATAGTCTTTCAGAAGCATATAAAAAGATCGCTCCAAATGTGACAATAAAAATGGAGAAAATACCAGCAACAGAGTATGACAATACAATGAAAATAAGAAACTCAGCTCAAAAACTTCCAGATATATTCCCAGTAAGGGTTGTAACTATGGAAAGTTTTAAAAGTGTGCTACTTCCTTTAAATGGAACAGAAGCTGCAAAGGTAAATAAATTTGCTAAAGATTTTGAAATAGATGGAAATATCTATGGATTGCCTATGTATGGATTTAATGAGTTTGTTTACTATAGAAAAAGTGTATTTAATGAATTAGGATTAGAGATACCAACGACTTGGGGAGAGTTTGTAGCTTTATCTGCAAAGATTAAAGAAAATGGAGTTTATACACCAATGGCACTAGGGGCTAAAGACTCTTGGACAACATATCCTTTTAATGAGTTTATGCCATTTTTAGTACCAGGAGGTAACGATATTTGGAGCAAAATGGCAGTGGAAAAAGATCCGTTTTCACCAGGAAAGCCATTTTATACAGCTTATGATATGTTAGATAAATATTATAATACAAAACCTTTTGGAGAGGATCCACTAGGGTATGGTTGGGACCAAGAAAAAAGTATGTTTGCTTCTAAAAAAGCAGCTATGTTAGCTTCAGGGCAGTGGTTTTATATGGATTTAGAAAAGGAGATGTCTAAAGAGACGTTAGAGGATATAGGGGTATTTGTGCTACCAGCTCGTGAAACAAAAGATGAACCATTTAGATACCTAGTTTCAGCAGAGGTATTTTTATCAATTCCAAAATATAGTAAAAATGCAGATGAAGCTAAAAAATTCTTAGACTGGTTCTTTACAAGTGACTACTATAAAGAGTATGTGACTTATATGAATGTGTTACCAGCTGTAGAGGGTGTAAAAGGTAGAGAGAGCATGTTCAATGTAGCTATAGCAAATATTCCAAATCCAGAGGTTGTACTTCAAAAAGGTGGAGATGAAAGATTTAGAAAAATAGCTAACTATATCTCTTTTGATGTTAAAAGAATGGGACAAGAGATGATTCAAGGAGTTAACTTTACAGAGTACATGAATGAGTTTAATAAAAGATGGACAGAAGCTCAAGAAAATACAAAGTAG
- a CDS encoding sulfatase has protein sequence MKKPNLLFIFADQWRREAVGFMKKEPVITPNFDAFSNEAAIFEKAYSSCPLCSPNRATILTGKNPISHGVITNCKPGLENIFLKESEVTIGDVLKSNNYKTGYIGKWHLDEPEKKDENLPLSGARDWDAFTPPGPKRHGFDFWYSYGADDNHLSPHYWMDSHEMIKVNKWSVEHETDIALDFINKNKDDSFALFLSWNPPHTPLDLIPQKYVDMYNEVKVEKRENVILEDIIDHPKTIAPFSLDEQNYLESVKKYYAAITGIDEHFGKIIDYLKKNNLFENTIIIVTSDHGEMLCSHGLWSKHVWFEEAVSVPFMLSHGDRYKNKRITTPLSGADIAPTILSLLDLDTPKEMEGVDLSPTLNGEKVNNIAISACYTGNPKVLNNLKERGLNTLAYGWRAAIDERYTYVHFNDYTGNDEAKEFLYDNTKDEYQLNPLPLTEETKYLKDHLVKWGEKYNDPFKDVK, from the coding sequence ATGAAAAAACCAAATCTTTTATTTATCTTTGCAGATCAATGGAGAAGAGAAGCAGTTGGCTTTATGAAAAAAGAACCTGTTATAACTCCAAATTTTGACGCTTTTTCAAATGAAGCTGCTATATTTGAAAAAGCCTATAGTAGTTGTCCTCTTTGTTCACCAAATAGAGCAACTATTTTAACTGGTAAAAATCCAATCTCACATGGTGTTATTACAAACTGTAAGCCCGGTCTTGAGAATATCTTTCTAAAAGAGAGTGAAGTTACAATTGGAGATGTTTTAAAGTCTAATAACTATAAAACAGGGTACATCGGTAAATGGCATCTTGATGAACCTGAAAAAAAAGATGAAAATCTACCTCTTTCAGGAGCTAGAGATTGGGATGCTTTTACTCCTCCTGGACCTAAAAGACACGGTTTTGATTTTTGGTACTCATATGGAGCTGATGATAATCACTTAAGTCCACATTACTGGATGGATTCTCACGAGATGATTAAAGTGAATAAATGGTCCGTGGAACATGAAACTGATATCGCTTTAGATTTTATCAATAAAAATAAAGATGATAGTTTTGCTCTTTTTCTTTCTTGGAACCCACCACATACACCTCTTGATTTGATTCCACAAAAATATGTGGATATGTATAATGAGGTTAAAGTGGAAAAAAGAGAAAATGTTATTTTAGAAGATATAATTGATCATCCTAAAACTATAGCTCCTTTCTCTTTAGATGAACAAAACTATTTAGAATCTGTTAAAAAATACTATGCTGCTATAACAGGTATAGATGAACATTTTGGAAAGATAATAGACTATTTAAAAAAGAATAATCTATTTGAAAATACTATAATTATAGTAACTTCAGATCACGGAGAGATGCTTTGTTCCCATGGACTTTGGAGTAAACACGTTTGGTTTGAAGAAGCTGTTTCAGTTCCTTTTATGCTTTCTCATGGAGATAGATATAAAAATAAAAGAATAACTACACCTCTTTCAGGAGCGGATATTGCACCTACTATCCTTTCTCTTTTGGATTTAGATACTCCTAAAGAGATGGAAGGAGTTGATCTCTCTCCTACCTTAAATGGAGAAAAGGTAAATAATATTGCCATCTCAGCATGTTATACTGGAAATCCAAAGGTTTTAAATAACCTTAAAGAAAGAGGACTAAATACTCTTGCTTATGGTTGGAGAGCAGCTATTGACGAAAGATACACATATGTACATTTTAATGATTATACTGGAAATGATGAAGCTAAAGAGTTTTTATACGATAATACAAAAGATGAATATCAATTAAATCCTCTTCCTTTAACAGAGGAAACAAAATATCTAAAGGATCATCTTGTGAAATGGGGAGAAAAATATAACGATCCTTTTAAAGATGTCAAATAA
- a CDS encoding glycoside hydrolase family 35 protein: protein MRFVEENIEIDGEKTLLISGAIHYFRTLPEQWEDRFEKIAAAGFNCIETYVPWNLHEPKEKEYNFSGMLDLERFLELADKKGLYVILRPSPYICAEWEFGGLPAWLLKYSGIRLRTMDLTYIEKVDRYYDVLIPKFTKYLSTNGGPIIAVQIENEYGSYGNDHKYLSYLEEALIKRGVNVPLFTSDGPTHWMLSGGTLPHIWKTINFGSKTEESFELFKKYQSNMPKMVMEFWIGWFDHWGQEHITRKGEEVAEEFKYMLENNISVNFYMFHGGTNFGFMNGANYHDEQRCTVTSYDYDALLTEAGDLTKKYHLVKDTIDGLKGKINIKKHKNYKEYEVKDSKKIACGKVEFKRSASLWNNLNILSKHYTSPYVKTMEELDQDYGFILYKTKVKGIIENMPLTLQEVRDRALIYLNGEFKGVIDRNNKQEIILNCEKEESTLEILVENMGRINYGPLLKDSKGITEGVRLDRQFLFNWEIYTIPLDNISSLNFEENIKDVKNHPRFFKGIFNVSEIGDTFLDFTGWEKGVVYINGFNLGRYWSEGPQKRLYVPSPILKEGENEVVIFELHSNGETMELFAEAKLF, encoded by the coding sequence ATGAGATTTGTAGAGGAAAATATAGAGATAGATGGGGAAAAAACCCTTCTAATATCTGGAGCTATTCATTATTTTAGAACTTTACCTGAACAGTGGGAGGATCGATTTGAGAAGATTGCAGCAGCAGGTTTCAACTGTATAGAAACCTATGTACCTTGGAATTTACATGAACCTAAAGAGAAGGAGTATAATTTTTCAGGAATGCTAGATCTTGAGAGATTCTTAGAGTTAGCTGATAAAAAAGGACTTTACGTTATTTTAAGACCGTCTCCATACATATGTGCAGAGTGGGAATTTGGAGGATTGCCTGCATGGCTTTTAAAATATTCTGGAATAAGGCTTAGAACAATGGATTTAACATATATTGAAAAAGTTGACAGATACTACGATGTATTAATTCCTAAATTTACAAAATATCTTTCTACAAATGGCGGTCCTATAATAGCTGTTCAAATTGAAAATGAGTATGGAAGTTATGGAAATGACCATAAGTATTTAAGTTATTTAGAGGAAGCTTTAATAAAAAGAGGAGTAAATGTGCCTTTATTTACTTCAGATGGACCAACACACTGGATGTTATCAGGAGGAACACTTCCTCATATTTGGAAAACAATAAACTTTGGTTCAAAGACAGAGGAATCATTTGAACTATTTAAAAAATATCAAAGTAATATGCCTAAAATGGTTATGGAGTTTTGGATTGGATGGTTTGATCATTGGGGTCAAGAGCATATAACTAGAAAAGGTGAAGAGGTGGCAGAGGAGTTTAAGTATATGTTAGAAAATAATATATCTGTAAACTTCTATATGTTCCATGGAGGAACTAATTTTGGCTTTATGAATGGAGCAAACTATCATGATGAGCAACGTTGCACAGTAACAAGTTACGATTATGATGCTCTTTTAACTGAGGCTGGAGATTTAACTAAAAAATACCATTTAGTAAAGGACACTATTGATGGATTAAAAGGAAAAATAAATATTAAAAAACATAAAAATTACAAAGAGTATGAAGTAAAAGATTCAAAAAAAATAGCTTGTGGAAAAGTAGAGTTTAAGAGAAGTGCATCTCTTTGGAATAATTTAAATATACTATCTAAACACTATACTTCACCATATGTAAAAACTATGGAGGAGTTAGATCAAGATTATGGTTTTATACTTTATAAGACAAAAGTTAAAGGAATTATTGAAAATATGCCACTTACTTTACAAGAGGTTAGAGATAGAGCTCTAATCTATTTAAACGGGGAGTTTAAAGGAGTTATTGATAGAAATAATAAACAAGAGATAATATTGAACTGTGAAAAAGAGGAATCAACATTGGAGATCTTAGTTGAGAATATGGGAAGAATCAACTATGGGCCTCTATTAAAAGATAGTAAAGGTATAACAGAGGGAGTTAGACTTGATAGACAGTTTCTATTTAACTGGGAAATTTATACAATACCACTAGATAACATATCTAGTTTAAATTTTGAAGAGAATATTAAAGATGTTAAAAATCACCCAAGATTCTTTAAAGGAATTTTTAATGTATCTGAGATTGGAGATACTTTCTTAGATTTTACAGGATGGGAAAAGGGTGTTGTATATATAAATGGATTTAACTTAGGAAGATACTGGAGTGAAGGACCTCAAAAGAGATTATATGTTCCATCCCCTATTTTAAAAGAGGGTGAGAACGAAGTTGTTATCTTTGAACTTCATAGTAATGGAGAAACTATGGAGCTTTTTGCAGAAGCTAAACTTTTTTAA